The DNA segment TGTCCGCCTACTTCAGGGCCCAGGGCAGCGGCCAGGAGTTCGAGCGGCTGTGGACCTTCGGCGTGGGGGTGACGTTCTGATGCGCCCCCTCCCGATCCACGCCGCGACCCTGGCCGCGACCCTGGCCCTGAGCCTCGCCGCCGCCGAGCGGCCCCGCCTGGTGGTGGTGATCTCCGTGGACCAGCTCTCCGCGGAGCTGATGCAGACCTACGGCCCCGAGCTGACGGGCGGGCTGGCGCGGCTCCGCAGGGAGGGTGTCTCTTTCACCGAGGCCTACCACGACCACGGCTTCACCGAGACCGGTCCCGGCCACTCCGTGCTGCTCTCGGGCCGCTTCCCCACGCATACCGGCATCGTCGAGAACCGCTGGTACGAGCGCGCCACGCACCGCCTGGTGTACTGCGTGGAGGATGCGGGTGCCCGGGCCCTGCATGCCCCCGGCCAGGCCAGCTCCTCCAACGCCCGCTTCCTGGGGGACGGCCTCGGCGACTGGCTCCAGGCCCAGGTGCCCGGCGGCCGCGCCTTCGCCGTATCGGGCAAGGACCGGGCGGCCATCCTCATGGCCGGCCGCAGGCCCACCGGCGCCTTCTGGTTCACGGGCGCCGCGGGCTTCACCAGCTCCTCCACCTATGCCGCGCGCCTGCCCGAATGGCTGGTCCGCTTCGACGGCGGCCTCCGGGACCGCTTCGCCACCCAGAGCTGGCTGTGGGCGAAGGCGCCGGCGACGCCCGAGGGCCGCGTGGCCACCTGGACCTTCCCCGGCCAGGTCATCCGCAACGGCGCCCTGCCCCGCCTCATCCAGGGCGCGGGCATGCCCCTGGACAAGACCTTCGAGACCCGCTTCCGCAAGTCCCCCTTCCTCGACGAGGTCACCCTGGAGGCCGCCGAGGCCCTGCTGGAGGGCGAGCAGCTGGGCCGGGGGCCCGCCACGGACCTGCTGGCCGTGAGCTTCTCCGCCACGGACTACATCGGCCACAGCTACGGCACCCTCGGCACCGAGATGCGGGACCAGATCCACCGCCTGGACCGCACCGTGGGCCGCCTCCTGGACGACATCCGCCGCCGCGATCCCCGGGCCTGGGTGGTGCTCAGCGCCGACCATGGCGGCATGGACCTCCCCGAGGCCCTGGCCGACAGCGGCTTCCCCGCGAGTCGCATCCACCCGCCTCAGTTCCTGAACGAGCTGCGGGCCGACCTGAAGGCCACCTTCAAGGTGGAGGCCGATCTCCTGTTCGAGTCCCCGGAACCGAACAGCCTCTACCTCCAGGAGGCCGCCCTCAAGGCCGCCGCCCTGGACCGGAAGGCCGTGCTGGCGCGGATCCAGACCTGGCTGCGCGCCCGCCCCGAGGTGGCCGACGCCTTCACCGCCGAGGAGCTCCTCGCCACGGACCCCGCCGCCGCGGGCAGCCCCCGGGA comes from the Geothrix edaphica genome and includes:
- a CDS encoding alkaline phosphatase family protein — encoded protein: MRPLPIHAATLAATLALSLAAAERPRLVVVISVDQLSAELMQTYGPELTGGLARLRREGVSFTEAYHDHGFTETGPGHSVLLSGRFPTHTGIVENRWYERATHRLVYCVEDAGARALHAPGQASSSNARFLGDGLGDWLQAQVPGGRAFAVSGKDRAAILMAGRRPTGAFWFTGAAGFTSSSTYAARLPEWLVRFDGGLRDRFATQSWLWAKAPATPEGRVATWTFPGQVIRNGALPRLIQGAGMPLDKTFETRFRKSPFLDEVTLEAAEALLEGEQLGRGPATDLLAVSFSATDYIGHSYGTLGTEMRDQIHRLDRTVGRLLDDIRRRDPRAWVVLSADHGGMDLPEALADSGFPASRIHPPQFLNELRADLKATFKVEADLLFESPEPNSLYLQEAALKAAALDRKAVLARIQTWLRARPEVADAFTAEELLATDPAAAGSPRDSSLRVLLRRSFRPERSGDILVAFKPWTVFGVPPTDWPTGHGTPYAYDRRVPLIFWGPWKGGERPEPVRTVDLAPTLARELGLKAGPVDGLVLDLGPQR